Sequence from the Fictibacillus arsenicus genome:
AATTGGCCGTTTTGGATGTGATAATTGCTATAAAGCTTTTGAATCCAAATTAAATCCTATCTTCAAACGGGTTCATGGCGGCAATACATTGCATGCGGGGAAAATCCCATTACGGGCAGGAAGCAGTATTCAAGAAAAAAAGCAGCTTCAGCAATTAAAGCAAGCCATGCAGCAGTATATATTGAATGAGGAATTCGAAAAAGCTGCTGAAACAAGAGATGAAATAAGAGAAATTGAGCACCGCTTGCAGCAGGGGAGGGATACGTAAACTTATGTCTCTAGAGCGATTTATCAGTG
This genomic interval carries:
- a CDS encoding UvrB/UvrC motif-containing protein, which codes for MNCEECHEREASLHFTKIINGEKTEFHICEHCAKEKGEFLPGSNSFSIHQLLSGLLHGDGHVPNTPSSNFIPPSLACEKCGMSYYQFAKIGRFGCDNCYKAFESKLNPIFKRVHGGNTLHAGKIPLRAGSSIQEKKQLQQLKQAMQQYILNEEFEKAAETRDEIREIEHRLQQGRDT